The following coding sequences lie in one Candidatus Eremiobacterota bacterium genomic window:
- the add gene encoding adenosine deaminase: MTSGLLAPRIPKIHLHCHLEGCLRAATFVELAEKHGVPLRYRPASDSALHDIDRAEPYRFTGLQEFLYLFAAVSRSLQQPEDYARLAREFVEDALAQNVIYGELFVSPSVWTFFHPQLDVRETIEAIAVTLRAARPKASFKLLADLTRNFGAQSAMATARSMAEMTELDVIGIGLGGDECRFPAALFADAFDYARACGLHCVAHAGEAAGAQSVRDAVELLHAQRIGHGIHALDDPQCVELLAAREIALEICPTSNRLTGSELAAHPNAFLDFDLRGCVVTIDCDDPAIFRSSIQNEYALVERVAGATALERYVRNAIRASFASPQEKEAMEQRLTAAVAELPVAQRS; this comes from the coding sequence ATGACGTCGGGCTTGCTTGCGCCGCGCATTCCCAAGATTCATTTGCATTGTCATCTTGAAGGATGCTTGCGCGCCGCGACCTTTGTCGAGCTGGCGGAGAAACACGGCGTCCCCTTGCGATATCGGCCGGCCTCCGACTCGGCTTTGCATGACATAGACCGAGCCGAGCCCTACCGCTTCACGGGTCTGCAAGAGTTTCTCTACCTCTTTGCCGCGGTCAGTCGTTCGTTGCAGCAGCCCGAAGACTACGCGCGTTTGGCGCGAGAGTTCGTCGAAGACGCGCTGGCGCAAAATGTGATCTATGGCGAGTTGTTCGTCTCACCGTCGGTGTGGACGTTTTTCCATCCGCAGCTCGACGTTCGCGAAACGATCGAGGCGATCGCGGTCACCTTGCGCGCGGCGCGCCCCAAAGCGAGTTTCAAGCTGCTCGCGGATCTCACGCGAAACTTCGGCGCGCAGAGTGCCATGGCGACGGCGCGATCGATGGCCGAAATGACCGAGCTGGATGTGATCGGCATCGGTCTGGGCGGCGACGAATGCCGCTTCCCGGCGGCGCTCTTTGCCGATGCTTTCGATTACGCACGCGCGTGCGGACTGCATTGCGTGGCCCATGCGGGCGAGGCGGCAGGGGCGCAGAGCGTGCGGGATGCCGTCGAGCTTTTGCACGCGCAGCGCATCGGCCACGGAATTCATGCTCTCGACGATCCGCAGTGCGTCGAACTTCTCGCAGCGCGCGAAATCGCGCTCGAGATTTGCCCGACCTCCAATCGCCTCACGGGCTCGGAATTGGCCGCGCATCCAAATGCATTTCTCGATTTCGACCTACGTGGCTGCGTCGTCACGATCGATTGCGACGATCCCGCGATTTTTCGAAGCTCGATTCAGAACGAATACGCGCTCGTCGAACGCGTCGCCGGCGCAACCGCGCTCGAGCGGTACGTGCGCAATGCGATCCGCGCGAGTTTTGCCTCCCCGCAAGAAAAGGAAGCGATGGAGCAGCGGCTGACCGCTGCGGTTGCGGAACTTCCCGTCGCGCAGCGAAGTTAG